A stretch of Halococcus sediminicola DNA encodes these proteins:
- a CDS encoding sugar phosphate isomerase/epimerase family protein: MLGVAEQSMGPLKMFDKQSGRNGNGQENTEQSSIKRRLVLQGVAALGLGSATVGSATAEERGDWEPGDGKPPWANDDRGEDDDAAVPTAIQLYTLRNLPDSTTDLIRRVGAVDNNGGPGFDAVEFAGLGSATASEIKTTLEETGVNPASAHVGLEALEGESFESTVATYKEIGVNTFIVPYLSPSSIDTVEKVESLAQRMNKVAANLREYNARLGFHNHDGEFQEIGDGTTPLETFAETLNEEVIFEIDVGWVLTAGYDPVEVIKQYSGRTELIHMKDMEDGEFREIGEGAVDMREVAQVARKKADVDYLIYEHDAPSDPAGSVATGAGVLSLLDGEEGPECIELSDMGGPNYSGDLGDGKNEDDEDDEDEDDEDEDDEEDE, from the coding sequence ATGCTTGGAGTAGCGGAACAGAGCATGGGGCCACTAAAGATGTTCGATAAGCAATCTGGACGGAATGGGAATGGACAAGAGAACACCGAACAGTCGTCAATTAAACGTCGCTTGGTACTTCAGGGCGTAGCTGCACTCGGATTGGGTAGTGCCACTGTCGGTTCCGCTACAGCCGAAGAGAGAGGGGACTGGGAGCCAGGCGATGGCAAGCCACCTTGGGCCAATGACGACCGCGGGGAAGACGATGACGCCGCAGTTCCAACCGCTATTCAATTGTATACGCTTCGAAACCTACCAGACTCGACGACGGATCTCATCCGACGAGTCGGTGCCGTCGACAACAATGGTGGTCCGGGCTTCGATGCCGTCGAGTTCGCTGGACTCGGTAGCGCAACGGCGAGCGAAATCAAGACAACCCTTGAGGAAACGGGCGTCAATCCTGCTTCAGCACACGTCGGCCTCGAAGCGTTGGAGGGCGAGAGCTTCGAGAGCACAGTTGCGACTTACAAAGAGATTGGCGTCAATACTTTTATCGTTCCGTATCTTTCGCCCTCTTCGATCGATACGGTAGAGAAAGTCGAGTCCCTCGCTCAGCGAATGAATAAGGTCGCAGCGAACCTTAGAGAGTACAATGCACGACTCGGCTTTCACAATCACGACGGTGAGTTCCAAGAGATAGGCGATGGAACGACGCCACTCGAGACATTCGCCGAAACCCTGAACGAGGAGGTTATCTTCGAGATCGATGTCGGATGGGTGCTCACCGCTGGGTATGACCCCGTAGAGGTCATCAAACAGTATAGCGGTCGCACAGAACTAATCCATATGAAAGACATGGAGGACGGCGAGTTCCGAGAAATCGGCGAAGGAGCGGTCGATATGCGGGAGGTTGCTCAAGTCGCCCGCAAAAAAGCAGACGTCGACTATCTTATTTATGAACACGATGCTCCTTCCGATCCAGCCGGTTCGGTTGCAACTGGTGCCGGAGTGCTCTCACTGCTCGACGGTGAAGAGGGACCAGAGTGTATCGAGTTGTCAGATATGGGTGGACCGAATTATAGTGGTGATCTCGGTGATGGAAAAAATGAAGACGACGAGGACGACGAAGACGAAGACGACGAAGACGAAGACGACGAAGAGGACGAATAG
- a CDS encoding cold-shock protein, translating into MTQTALTSGQIAYVNPENECGFITTGETDQDVLFLRNSIEGEIPDVGEDVRFELVETRDGPRVRDIRV; encoded by the coding sequence ATGACTCAAACTGCACTAACGAGCGGGCAGATAGCATACGTCAATCCCGAAAACGAGTGTGGATTCATTACGACCGGAGAGACTGACCAAGACGTGCTGTTCTTACGCAATTCGATAGAGGGTGAGATTCCCGACGTCGGCGAAGACGTTCGATTCGAACTGGTTGAAACACGGGACGGGCCGCGCGTACGAGATATCCGTGTGTAG